A genomic stretch from Caldicellulosiruptoraceae bacterium PP1 includes:
- a CDS encoding VirD4-like conjugal transfer protein, CD1115 family, whose amino-acid sequence MKKAIAVVIIISIYFTMTAYIVGMFAGMISNGDVWKSTMEGKAPKLTIETDPIKAIKNTTSSKNAMNIWLIGSIGIAVIGLIFILAYKEEFEMHFGTKVQTDKRNTYGSADWMAKSEAKKVYKLGSKNKGILLGKLEGEHVIFPQETKYNKHIAIFGASGTGKSRTFARPNIIKIAQMEQSMIITDPKGELYEDMATWLINQGYDVKALNLVNIQYSDRWNPLDVIQDDMDATVFADTIIKNTQIGVKKGGDPFWDRAEMNLLKALVLYVKEVRPPEEQNLGEVYKLLANTTMQNLQALFSNIPNDRASKMAYNIFAQANQTVQTGVIIGLGTRLQVFQNTLVQAMTAVSDIDLEKPKKDKVAYFCIMSDTHSAFDFISSLFFSFLFIKLVNLHDTTQDAEIRAREVYFILDEFPNIGEIPDFTKKIATIRSRNLHCSIIFQSITQLEEKYHEQWETIIGNCDTKLFLGANDTRTSEYISNVLGIKSIHTRSTSRQGGLEGLTEVERITQSVGKRPLLTPDEVYKLDNSKAIVMLRGKKPLMVDKVDISTMKESKQLISKGISTYVKEWNSPQPVETQQLIQTNVQTPTQTTQQQTPTATGQMQAQQVNDNIKEQDNDEPNPLTPNDISQNNNNNQNNTLPVDDDNDLF is encoded by the coding sequence ATGAAAAAAGCAATAGCAGTAGTGATAATAATTTCAATATATTTTACAATGACAGCATACATTGTTGGTATGTTTGCAGGTATGATAAGCAATGGTGATGTATGGAAATCAACAATGGAAGGCAAAGCTCCGAAACTCACAATAGAAACAGATCCAATAAAAGCAATAAAGAATACTACCAGTAGTAAAAATGCTATGAATATATGGCTTATAGGCAGTATTGGTATTGCAGTTATTGGATTAATATTTATATTAGCATATAAGGAGGAATTTGAAATGCATTTTGGGACAAAAGTTCAAACAGACAAAAGGAATACTTACGGGAGTGCAGACTGGATGGCAAAAAGCGAGGCGAAAAAGGTATACAAATTAGGAAGTAAGAATAAAGGTATTCTCCTGGGGAAGTTAGAAGGCGAACATGTAATATTTCCTCAAGAAACCAAATATAACAAGCATATTGCTATATTTGGTGCAAGTGGAACAGGAAAATCAAGAACATTTGCACGTCCCAATATAATAAAAATAGCACAAATGGAACAGAGCATGATAATTACAGACCCAAAAGGCGAATTATACGAGGATATGGCAACATGGCTTATAAATCAAGGTTATGATGTTAAAGCACTCAATCTTGTTAATATACAATATAGTGACAGATGGAATCCATTGGACGTTATACAAGATGATATGGACGCAACAGTGTTTGCAGATACAATAATAAAAAATACACAAATTGGAGTTAAAAAAGGCGGAGATCCTTTCTGGGATAGAGCAGAAATGAATTTACTAAAAGCACTTGTGTTGTATGTAAAGGAAGTAAGACCTCCAGAAGAACAAAATTTAGGAGAGGTATATAAACTTCTTGCAAACACAACAATGCAAAACTTACAGGCACTATTTTCAAATATACCAAATGATAGAGCCTCTAAAATGGCATATAACATATTTGCACAGGCAAACCAAACTGTTCAAACAGGTGTTATAATAGGACTTGGAACAAGGTTGCAAGTATTTCAAAATACTCTTGTTCAAGCAATGACAGCAGTTAGTGATATTGATTTAGAGAAACCCAAAAAAGATAAAGTAGCATATTTTTGTATAATGAGTGATACACATAGTGCATTTGATTTTATAAGCTCACTGTTTTTCAGTTTTTTATTTATCAAGCTTGTAAATTTGCACGATACAACTCAAGATGCAGAAATAAGAGCAAGAGAAGTATACTTTATACTTGATGAGTTTCCCAATATTGGGGAAATACCAGACTTCACAAAGAAAATAGCAACTATAAGGAGTAGAAATCTGCATTGTTCAATAATATTCCAAAGTATAACCCAATTAGAGGAGAAATATCATGAGCAATGGGAAACAATAATAGGCAATTGTGATACAAAGCTATTTTTAGGTGCAAATGATACAAGAACATCAGAATATATATCAAATGTTCTTGGAATAAAATCAATTCATACCAGAAGCACTTCAAGACAAGGTGGACTTGAAGGATTAACAGAGGTAGAGAGGATAACTCAGTCAGTAGGTAAAAGACCATTACTAACACCAGATGAGGTTTATAAACTTGATAATTCAAAAGCTATTGTAATGTTAAGAGGAAAAAAGCCATTAATGGTTGATAAAGTAGATATATCAACCATGAAGGAAAGCAAACAATTAATATCAAAAGGAATAAGCACTTATGTAAAGGAATGGAACAGCCCTCAACCAGTAGAAACACAACAACTAATACAAACAAACGTTCAAACACCAACCCAAACAACACAGCAGCAAACACCAACAGCAACAGGACAAATGCAAGCACAACAAGTAAATGATAATATAAAAGAACAAGATAATGATGAACCTAATCCATTAACACCAAATGATATTAGTCAAAATAACAATAATAATCAAAATAATACATTACCAGTAGATGATGATAATGATTTGTTTTAA